Proteins from a genomic interval of Centroberyx gerrardi isolate f3 chromosome 23, fCenGer3.hap1.cur.20231027, whole genome shotgun sequence:
- the LOC139930806 gene encoding P2Y purinoceptor 3, with translation MKTTESLTMAPRGGAPPNINVTILHALLNSSSSSHPSIPPPPSCSIDESYKYIFLPICYSFTFMFSISLNSVVLYRSFRRTKRWNASLIYMVNLASTDFMYGLSLPFLVASYIMRDRWVFGDFMCRLVRFLFYFNLYCSIFFLTCISVHRYLGICHPMKTITMETKRAVKWTCVLVWGVVFALTCPIFRFAQTGHVTRLAGASGDTSGVDGLNLELSSINGNGSNGNWGGMVEEYQNCWDDAIDKEFSDYVPYGIILHLLGFFVPFSIIAWCYSHVVLTIFRTLHSQPLSHRGQREGENEGVGSGGGEGEGEGGVGGRGSRAGIVGGRGRRGRRGSNRLEGVLGRDAGLSVFLGAHSPYAHRRRKSIKTIITITLLFALCFFPFHVTRTIFLILKVTKGVPCHTMTMVSMCYKITRPLASFNAWLNALLYFLTKEKAGAHCCQAANNNGQQHGGLLWPLRMMGKAGDVEEGGIEEGIDDKENKDMKNTPVYIHRGLPKVRYTVE, from the coding sequence ATGAAAACCACCGAATCCCTCACCATGGCCCCCAGAGGTGGAGCTCCTCCCAACATCAACGTTACCATACTCCATGCTCTCCTcaattcctcctcttcctctcatccctccatccctccacccccctcctgcAGCATAGATGAGTCCTACAAGTACATCTTCCTCCCCATCTGTTATTCATTCACATTCATGTTCAGCATCTCCCTCAACTCTGTTGTCCTCTACCGTTCCTTTCGACGGACCAAGCGATGGAATGCCTCGCTGATCTACATGGTCAACCTGGCCTCCACAGACTTCATGTATGGCCTGTCGCTGCCTTTTCTTGTCGCTAGTTACATCATGCGTGACCGCTGGGTCTTCGGGGACTTCATGTGCCGGCTGGTCCGTTTTCTCTTCTACTTTAACCTGTACTGCTCCATCTTCTTCCTCACCTGCATCTCTGTCCATAGGTATCTGGGTATCTGCCACCCGATGAAGACCATCACAATGGAGACCAAGAGGGCAGTGAAGTGGACTTGTGTCCTAGTTTGGGGTGTGGTGTTCGCTTTGACCTGCCCTATCTTCCGGTTTGCCCAGACCGGCCATGTGACTCGACTGGCAGGGGCCAGTGGCGATACCAGCGGTGTTGATGGACTGAACCTCGAGCTATCATCAATCAATGGCAATGGTAGCAATGGTAACTGGGGAGGGATGGTTGAGGAGTACCAGAACTGTTGGGATGATGCCATAGATAAGGAGTTTTCTGACTATGTGCCCTATGGAATCATACTCCACTTGTTGGGCTTTTTTGTGCCATTTTCCATAATTGCTTGGTGTTACTCCCATGTCGTTCTGACCATATTTAGGACACTGCATTCCCAGCCGCTGTCCCACAggggtcagagagagggagaaaatgagggagtggggagtggaggaggagaaggagaaggagaaggaggggttGGAGGGAGAGGCAGTAGAGCTGGGATagttggaggaagaggaagaagaggaagaagaggaagcaaTAGACTAGAAGGGGTACTGGGAAGAGATGCAGGGCTTTCAGTTTTCCTCGGTGCCCACTCCCCGTACGCCCATCGCCGACGTAAATCCATCAagaccatcatcaccatcaccctcctctttgctctctgcttcttcccCTTCCACGTTACCAGAAccatcttcctcatcctcaaAGTGACTAAGGGAGTCCCCTGTCACACTATGACCATGGTCTCCATGTGCTATAAGATCACTAGGCCCTTGGCCTCATTCAATGCATGGCTCAATGCTCTCCTTTACTTCCTGACTAAAGAGAAGGCCGGAGCTCACTGTTGCCAGGCAGCAAACAACAACGGTCAACAACATGGTGGGCTGCTATGGCCGCTGAGGATGATGGGAAAAGCAGGGgatgtggaggagggagggatagaagaAGGGATTGACGATAAGGAgaataaagacatgaaaaacaCTCCAGTGTACATACACAGAGGACTGCCAAAAGTCAGATATACGGTGGAATGA